A stretch of Perognathus longimembris pacificus isolate PPM17 chromosome 1, ASM2315922v1, whole genome shotgun sequence DNA encodes these proteins:
- the LOC125353942 gene encoding small muscular protein-like, whose translation MSKQPVSNVRAIQANINIPMGAFRPGAGQPPRRKECTPEMEEGAPSTSDEKKPIPGAKKLPGPAVNLSDIQNIKSELKYVPKAEQELEDKRLYVKN comes from the coding sequence ATGTCAAAACAGCCAGTTTCCAATGTCAGAGCCATCCAGGCAAACATCAATATTCCAATGGGAGCCTTTAGGCCTGGAGCTGGGCAACCTCCCAGAAGAAAAGAATGCACTCCTGAAATGGAGGAGGGAGCTCCTTCCACCTCGGATGAGAAGAAGCCAATTCCAGGAGCAAAGAAACTTCCAGGACCTGCAGTCAACCTATCAGACATCCAGAATATTAAAAGTGAACTGAAATATGTTCCCAAAGCCGAACAGGAGTTGGAAGATAAAAGGCTTTATGTGAAGAATTAA